Within the Sulfurospirillum barnesii SES-3 genome, the region TAAAGATTATGAAGCATTAGCAGATTTTGCAAAAGAAAATAAGATTGACTTAACCATTGTAGGTCCAGAAACGGCTTTGGTTGAGGGTATTGTTGATATTTTTAAAGCCAAAGGTTTGGTGATCTTTGGTGCTTCAAAAGCAGCCGCACGTTTAGAGGGTTCAAAAATTTTTATGAAAAATTTTCTCTCACGCTATGCCATTCCAACTGCAAAATTTATTGAAACCAGTGATGCTCAAAAAGCCAATCAGTTTATCGACACGCTAGAACTTCCTATTGTGGTCAAAGCTGATGGTTTGTGCGCAGGAAAAGGTGTGATTATTGCGACAAGCAAAGAAGAAGCCAAAGAAGCAGTCGCTGATATGCTCAGTGGTAAAAGTTTTGGCGATGCAGGTTTAGGCGTGGTTGTTGAAGAGTTTTTGGATGGGTATGAACTTTCATTGTTTGTGGTCTGTGATGGAGAAGATTATAAAATTCTTCCTGCTGCTCAAGATCACAAACGTCTAAAAGATAAGGATATAGGACCTAATACTGGAGGCATGGGAGCATACGCACCAACGCCACTTATTGATGATGTGCTGTATAAAAAAGTAGAAGAGCGTGTGGTAAAGCCAACGCTTATGGGGATGAAACAAGAGGGTGCCCCTTTTGAAGGTGTTTTATTTATTGGTCTGATGATTGTGAAAAACGAACCCATTGTTTTAGAGTATAACGTACGTTTTGGTGACCCTGAGTGTGAAATTTTAATGCCTCTTTTAAAAACACCAGCCAGTGAGCTTTTTTACAAAGCCGCTACAGGTGACTTGAAAAATTTAAACATTGAATTTTATACTCAATATGCGATTGCTGTAGTGATGGCAAGTGAGAATTATCCTTATGGAAACTCAAAGCCTGCTGAGATTATTATCGATAAGAATATTCATGAAGGTTTAGATAATACGCATATTTCTTATGCGGGTGTCAGCCTTGAGGATGGGAAACTTTATGCTACAGGAGGCAGGGTGCTTTTGTGCGTAGGAATGGGTGATAGTATTAAAGAAGCCAGAGAAAGAGCCTATTTGCTGTGTGGACAAGTGCATTTTGTGGGAAAACAATTTAGAAGTGATATTGCATATCAGGCACTTAAACATGACAAATGAAGAGCTGATTGAGAAGTTTGAACGTGAAAATATCACGTTAGCACCCCTCTCAAAGCGTGGGTTTGCCTATGCTATTGATGAGATTTTAATTTCA harbors:
- the purD gene encoding phosphoribosylamine--glycine ligase; translation: MKVMVVGNGGREYSIGLALKKDPNVSELFFAPGNGATPQLGHNVTCKDYEALADFAKENKIDLTIVGPETALVEGIVDIFKAKGLVIFGASKAAARLEGSKIFMKNFLSRYAIPTAKFIETSDAQKANQFIDTLELPIVVKADGLCAGKGVIIATSKEEAKEAVADMLSGKSFGDAGLGVVVEEFLDGYELSLFVVCDGEDYKILPAAQDHKRLKDKDIGPNTGGMGAYAPTPLIDDVLYKKVEERVVKPTLMGMKQEGAPFEGVLFIGLMIVKNEPIVLEYNVRFGDPECEILMPLLKTPASELFYKAATGDLKNLNIEFYTQYAIAVVMASENYPYGNSKPAEIIIDKNIHEGLDNTHISYAGVSLEDGKLYATGGRVLLCVGMGDSIKEARERAYLLCGQVHFVGKQFRSDIAYQALKHDK